A region of Sporosarcina sp. FSL W7-1349 DNA encodes the following proteins:
- a CDS encoding methyl-accepting chemotaxis protein, translating to MKSIKTKIIVSVFAMFFIVLSVINLFVNDQMLKQTKQVLYSQSDVAVTVMGQSIDNFMLQYEQALQLLVNHPAVADYVEEQKATGSNESLSHTGIENALGNFLEELPAASLTFFTLESNATIFMPLVDLTDFDAVGRSWYIDAKANPSQVVWSDPYIDLTTGEYVITASKAVTQNNEVIGVLGADISLAMMTERVSESEFGFQGYPFLLDKSGNAIVHPSGVTESGERADLSYMNAAQQNGIARYEENGKTMTAVSAEIPRLGWTVGAAFNEDAIMDTAKETRNLVIFIFILAELLIGALLWFLITKMIKPLDIIGAEMDKMAMGELDVHAEVRSKDEFGKLAANFNVMAAKVHDIITTVRQSVQEVRLSAESLSASAEETNAISEQMAGAVEDVAAGATKSAHDTEDATRTVDLLGQQIMGIHDKAGVMRSIATDAEAANAEGRTQVNELQTAFADWRTNLLSMGNSVQDLEHKVEAIGTILETITEVSAQTNLLALNASIEAARAGEHGKGFAVVAEEVRKLAEQSSRATDEVRATVAELQEGSHRVATEMRETGQSFQDRAIVVQNTEATFGNITDLMQRLEQSIASVYDEVNEVVRHKETVLETIETMAATSQETAAASEEINASTTEQLHAIREVAGSADRLSGLSDELHKAISQFKV from the coding sequence TTGAAGTCCATTAAAACAAAAATAATTGTAAGCGTCTTCGCCATGTTTTTTATAGTGCTTAGCGTTATTAATTTATTTGTCAATGATCAGATGCTGAAGCAGACGAAGCAGGTACTGTATTCCCAAAGCGACGTCGCGGTCACGGTCATGGGCCAGTCGATCGATAATTTCATGCTCCAATATGAGCAGGCGTTGCAGCTGCTGGTCAATCATCCAGCCGTTGCAGATTATGTGGAAGAACAGAAGGCCACCGGGTCAAATGAATCCTTGTCCCATACTGGCATTGAAAACGCACTCGGCAATTTTTTGGAAGAGCTGCCGGCGGCGAGCTTGACGTTTTTTACACTGGAAAGTAATGCAACGATATTTATGCCGCTTGTCGATCTAACCGATTTTGACGCGGTAGGTCGCAGTTGGTACATTGACGCGAAAGCGAATCCCAGCCAGGTCGTCTGGTCTGATCCGTATATCGATCTGACTACCGGGGAATATGTCATTACGGCATCCAAAGCGGTGACGCAAAATAATGAGGTCATCGGTGTACTTGGGGCTGACATCAGTTTGGCGATGATGACCGAACGGGTTTCGGAAAGCGAGTTCGGATTTCAGGGCTATCCTTTCCTGTTGGATAAATCCGGTAACGCGATTGTCCATCCATCCGGCGTCACCGAAAGTGGCGAGAGGGCGGACCTTTCATATATGAATGCGGCACAGCAGAACGGCATTGCGCGTTACGAAGAAAACGGCAAGACGATGACGGCCGTCTCCGCGGAAATTCCGCGCCTCGGCTGGACGGTTGGCGCCGCATTCAATGAAGATGCCATCATGGACACTGCGAAAGAGACGAGGAATCTTGTCATCTTCATATTCATCCTAGCGGAATTACTCATCGGAGCCCTCTTATGGTTCCTGATCACTAAAATGATCAAGCCGCTCGATATCATCGGTGCGGAGATGGATAAAATGGCGATGGGTGAATTGGATGTCCATGCCGAAGTCCGCTCAAAAGACGAATTTGGCAAATTGGCTGCCAACTTTAATGTCATGGCGGCGAAAGTACATGATATTATTACAACTGTCCGGCAATCCGTCCAAGAAGTACGCCTTTCCGCAGAGAGCTTGAGCGCTTCCGCGGAGGAGACGAACGCAATTAGTGAACAGATGGCAGGGGCGGTTGAGGATGTTGCAGCTGGGGCGACCAAATCTGCTCATGATACCGAGGATGCGACACGGACAGTGGATCTGCTAGGTCAGCAGATTATGGGCATCCATGATAAAGCCGGCGTCATGCGATCAATTGCAACGGATGCGGAAGCGGCAAATGCAGAAGGGCGTACTCAGGTTAATGAGTTGCAGACGGCCTTTGCTGACTGGCGGACCAATTTGCTGTCCATGGGGAATTCCGTCCAAGATCTAGAGCATAAAGTCGAAGCGATCGGCACCATTTTGGAGACCATCACGGAAGTTTCCGCCCAGACGAATCTGCTAGCGCTCAACGCAAGCATCGAAGCGGCAAGAGCGGGAGAACATGGAAAAGGATTCGCCGTGGTGGCGGAGGAAGTCCGAAAACTCGCCGAACAATCAAGTCGTGCGACGGATGAAGTGAGAGCGACTGTCGCGGAACTTCAGGAAGGATCTCACCGGGTGGCGACGGAGATGCGGGAGACCGGCCAGTCTTTCCAAGATCGAGCAATTGTCGTCCAAAATACGGAAGCGACATTCGGAAATATTACCGATCTGATGCAGCGTTTAGAACAATCCATCGCGAGCGTCTACGATGAGGTGAATGAAGTCGTCCGTCACAAGGAAACCGTATTGGAGACCATTGAAACGATGGCAGCCACATCTCAGGAAACGGCTGCTGCGAGCGAGGAAATCAATGCTTCGACAACCGAGCAATTGCATGCCATCCGCGAAGTGGCAGGCTCCGCGGATCGGCTGTCAGGCCTCAGCGATGAATTGCATAAGGCAATCAGTCAATTTAAAGTGTAA
- a CDS encoding ATP-dependent helicase — protein sequence MEDFFVRKKRELNIDLNDVQRQAVLQTEGPLLLLACPGSGKTTTMIMRIGYLIEEKGVSPGRIKAVTFSRAAAREMAERFSRFFPDSPPVDFSTIHSLAFSIARNYLGKLGSGYELIEGGGKGRGAITKTSLLKQLYKEILRDEATEDELSSLSTFISALKNKMVPMEKWTAVEGPFKLAGEIALKYERYKSRDARQRLLDFDDLLLIGEEALRVDEALAGQFRSRYDYVLTDESQDTSLVQHKIVEHLVAHHGNLCVVADDDQSIYTWRGADPSYLLDFRKVYPDAAILRMEQNYRSSKEIVETAASFIKCNTQRYPKEMRTENGGKGPIHIQRLDDAKRQLEYITYELLSEKELGEVAILFRNNASSTLFVSELTRRGIPFYMKDADDRFFSHWILKDILNFMRLSYNTNRKDIFSQIVMKMNLFVSRNQVSRFLSAETDGDVFDSFIEAVELKTNQTEKLKEFQEVYRNIPDMRPAQVIRVIRYELEYEESLRSRSEKYGFRLDGLQGILDTLEEIASSCRTMVEFANRLQELEQAVQQAKYDPPENAVTLSTFHSAKGLEFRRVFMIDLVQGVIPSEEDVMDTLMLEEARRLFYVGMTRAKERLELLSYQKSGNTRKSDSRFINEVKRILVGEPMQIAERRKVAVQQERKSKGKSVNPPPLNPNGIRSREELTAGTDVLHRVFGQGVILKVDGEEIHIRFGNTSKKLSLEMVLERRLLEKAAQ from the coding sequence ATGGAAGACTTTTTTGTACGGAAGAAAAGGGAACTGAATATCGATTTGAATGATGTACAACGGCAAGCGGTTTTGCAGACGGAAGGCCCTCTTCTTTTGCTCGCTTGCCCGGGTTCCGGCAAGACGACAACGATGATTATGCGGATCGGCTATTTAATCGAAGAAAAAGGGGTATCCCCTGGACGGATCAAAGCCGTCACCTTCAGCCGTGCCGCTGCCCGAGAGATGGCGGAACGGTTTTCTCGTTTTTTTCCGGATAGCCCGCCCGTTGATTTTTCGACCATCCATAGTTTGGCGTTTTCCATCGCACGGAACTATTTAGGGAAACTGGGAAGCGGATATGAACTGATCGAGGGAGGCGGAAAAGGACGGGGTGCGATTACGAAAACGTCCTTGCTGAAACAGTTGTATAAAGAGATACTGCGCGATGAAGCGACGGAAGATGAACTGTCCTCCCTTTCCACATTCATCAGCGCGCTGAAAAACAAAATGGTCCCGATGGAAAAGTGGACAGCCGTGGAAGGGCCATTCAAACTGGCAGGGGAGATCGCTTTGAAATACGAGCGGTATAAGTCCCGGGACGCTCGGCAGCGGCTTCTTGATTTCGATGATCTGCTCCTGATCGGGGAAGAAGCGCTTCGGGTGGACGAAGCGCTTGCGGGGCAGTTCCGGAGCCGCTATGACTATGTCTTGACAGATGAAAGTCAGGATACCTCGCTCGTCCAACATAAAATCGTGGAGCATCTCGTCGCGCATCATGGAAATCTTTGCGTCGTGGCAGATGACGACCAGTCGATCTATACATGGAGAGGGGCCGACCCTTCCTACTTACTGGATTTCCGGAAAGTGTATCCGGATGCCGCCATCTTGCGGATGGAGCAGAATTACCGTTCCTCGAAAGAAATTGTCGAAACGGCCGCCTCGTTCATCAAATGCAACACACAGCGCTATCCGAAAGAAATGCGGACGGAAAATGGCGGGAAAGGGCCGATCCATATCCAGCGGCTCGATGACGCAAAACGCCAGCTCGAATACATTACATATGAATTGTTGAGTGAAAAAGAGTTGGGGGAAGTGGCGATCCTGTTCCGGAATAATGCCTCCTCGACACTGTTCGTCAGTGAATTGACAAGGCGGGGCATCCCTTTTTATATGAAGGATGCCGACGACCGGTTTTTCTCCCATTGGATTTTGAAGGACATCCTGAATTTCATGCGGCTCAGTTACAATACAAACCGGAAAGACATCTTCTCGCAAATCGTCATGAAGATGAATCTCTTCGTGTCCCGCAATCAGGTGAGCCGTTTTCTTTCGGCAGAAACAGACGGGGATGTATTCGATAGTTTCATCGAAGCGGTTGAATTAAAGACAAACCAAACCGAGAAATTAAAAGAATTTCAGGAAGTGTACAGAAATATTCCCGATATGCGGCCGGCTCAAGTCATCCGTGTTATTCGGTATGAACTGGAATATGAAGAGTCGTTGCGGAGCAGGTCGGAAAAGTACGGATTCCGGCTGGATGGCTTGCAAGGGATTTTGGATACGTTAGAGGAAATTGCAAGTTCGTGCAGGACAATGGTCGAGTTTGCCAATCGCTTGCAGGAACTCGAGCAAGCGGTCCAACAGGCGAAATATGATCCGCCGGAAAACGCAGTGACCTTGTCCACATTCCATAGCGCGAAAGGCCTTGAATTCCGGAGGGTGTTCATGATCGATCTTGTCCAAGGCGTTATTCCATCGGAAGAGGATGTGATGGATACATTAATGCTGGAAGAAGCTCGACGATTGTTCTACGTCGGAATGACGCGGGCAAAGGAACGGTTGGAGTTGCTATCTTATCAAAAGTCGGGAAATACGCGGAAAAGCGACTCCCGGTTTATCAATGAAGTGAAAAGGATCTTGGTGGGGGAACCAATGCAGATTGCTGAAAGAAGAAAAGTTGCCGTCCAGCAGGAACGGAAATCCAAAGGGAAGTCAGTTAATCCTCCTCCGCTGAACCCGAACGGTATCCGAAGTCGGGAGGAATTGACGGCAGGGACTGATGTGTTGCATCGGGTGTTCGGCCAAGGGGTCATTCTGAAAGTGGACGGGGAAGAGATCCATATCCGCTTCGGCAACACAAGCAAAAAGCTGTCTTTGGAGATGGTACTGGAGCGCCGGTTGCTGGAGAAGGCTGCGCAATGA
- a CDS encoding gamma carbonic anhydrase has protein sequence MIYPYKDKTPKIDPSVYIAEYTTITGDVTIGPESSIWFNTVIRGDVSPTIIGSKVNIQDLCCLHQSPNRPLVLEDEVSIGHQVTLHSCTIRKGALVGMGAIVLDGAEIGEGAFVGAGSLVPPGKKVPPHTLVMGSPAKVVRELNDDDKKDMERIVREYAEKGQYYKSLQN, from the coding sequence ATGATTTATCCATATAAAGACAAGACCCCTAAAATCGATCCGTCCGTTTACATTGCAGAGTATACAACTATTACGGGAGACGTGACAATCGGTCCAGAATCCTCCATCTGGTTCAACACCGTCATCCGCGGGGATGTCTCCCCGACCATTATCGGGAGCAAGGTCAACATCCAAGACCTCTGCTGCCTCCATCAAAGCCCCAATCGTCCATTGGTGCTGGAAGACGAAGTGTCGATCGGCCACCAAGTGACACTACATAGCTGCACAATCCGCAAAGGAGCGCTCGTTGGGATGGGCGCCATCGTGTTGGATGGAGCGGAAATCGGAGAAGGCGCATTTGTCGGGGCAGGCAGTTTAGTCCCTCCGGGTAAAAAAGTGCCGCCCCACACATTGGTCATGGGCTCCCCCGCTAAAGTCGTGCGTGAACTAAACGACGACGATAAAAAAGATATGGAACGCATCGTCCGGGAATACGCGGAGAAAGGGCAGTATTATAAGAGTTTGCAAAACTGA
- a CDS encoding alpha/beta hydrolase, giving the protein MWKWEADGQPKAVAVIVHSAYEHHNRFAWLIQKLRASGYHVVTGDLPGHGEESGRRIHNESFRTYEEYVKKLIGVGLADHLPLFVFGHGLGATLVARLLQMEKLEVAGLILSSPWFSLKHQPPKFSAMLTKFSSSMKLNHEISIEMLTRNYDVYVDAQSDRLYNPVVTAVWYKELQTFMKSVFQHEDTIQDVPVLLHLGGSDQLSDIAYARSWVWKQQLSEVQVKQWKRLYHDIYQEPEREDIYLYTEAFMDNVLRSLGYVV; this is encoded by the coding sequence ATGTGGAAATGGGAAGCGGACGGACAGCCTAAGGCGGTCGCAGTCATCGTTCACAGTGCGTATGAACATCATAACCGTTTCGCATGGTTGATCCAGAAACTGAGAGCTAGCGGTTACCATGTCGTAACCGGAGATTTGCCCGGCCATGGGGAGGAGAGCGGCAGAAGGATTCATAATGAATCCTTCCGTACATATGAAGAGTATGTCAAGAAATTGATCGGTGTCGGATTGGCGGATCATTTGCCTCTGTTTGTGTTTGGGCATGGACTAGGGGCGACCTTGGTCGCGCGTCTCCTGCAAATGGAGAAACTGGAAGTCGCGGGCTTGATTCTCAGTTCGCCTTGGTTTTCATTGAAACACCAGCCGCCCAAATTCTCGGCGATGCTGACGAAATTTTCTTCTTCCATGAAACTGAATCATGAGATCAGTATTGAAATGTTGACCCGCAATTACGATGTGTACGTCGATGCGCAATCGGATCGTCTCTATAACCCGGTTGTGACGGCGGTCTGGTATAAAGAATTGCAAACTTTCATGAAGTCGGTCTTCCAGCACGAGGACACCATCCAAGACGTGCCCGTCCTTCTCCACCTTGGCGGCAGTGATCAGTTGAGTGATATTGCCTATGCGCGAAGCTGGGTATGGAAACAGCAGTTGTCGGAAGTCCAAGTCAAACAGTGGAAGCGGCTTTACCATGATATCTACCAGGAACCGGAACGCGAAGACATCTATCTATACACGGAGGCATTTATGGATAATGTCTTGCGGTCCCTTGGATATGTAGTATGA
- a CDS encoding fluoride efflux transporter FluC: MKAWLWIGLAGMAGAGCRFLFSQVVAQAHFPWATFAVNLIGSFLLCYLVGGVLQRWTSRKEVQDAITTGFLGSFTTFSALGMEVILLMEEERFGLAALYVAVSLIGGLTAGSAGFYLSGKQEGRI; encoded by the coding sequence ATGAAGGCCTGGCTATGGATTGGTCTAGCGGGTATGGCCGGTGCCGGTTGCCGTTTTTTATTCAGCCAAGTAGTTGCGCAAGCCCATTTTCCTTGGGCTACGTTTGCGGTCAATCTGATCGGTTCGTTTTTACTTTGTTACCTTGTGGGCGGCGTATTGCAAAGATGGACGAGTCGGAAAGAGGTGCAAGATGCCATAACGACAGGGTTTCTAGGGTCGTTCACGACATTTTCCGCTTTGGGCATGGAAGTTATTTTACTAATGGAAGAGGAACGTTTTGGCTTGGCTGCGCTTTACGTCGCCGTCAGTCTGATCGGTGGTCTGACTGCTGGATCGGCGGGCTTTTATTTGAGCGGAAAACAGGAGGGGCGCATATGA
- the metK gene encoding methionine adenosyltransferase: MSNRKLFTSESVTEGHPDKMCDQISDAILDAILKEDANARVACETTITTGLVLVTGEITTTTYVDIPKVVRETVKGIGYTRAKFGFDWETSAVLTSIDEQSPEIAAGVDQALEAREGTMTDEELEAIGAGDQGLMFGFACNETPELMPLPISLAHKLSRRLSEVRKEEILPYLRPDGKTQVTVEYDEENKPVRIDTIVISTQHHPEVTIEQITRDMKEVVIGAVVPEELLDEDTKYFINPSGRFVIGGPQGDAGLTGRKIIVDTYGGYARHGGGAFSGKDATKVDRSASYAARYVAKNIVAADLADRCEVQLAYAIGVAKPVSINVDTFGTGKIEESKLVDLVRELFDLRPAGIIKMLDLRRPIYQQTAAYGHFGRTDIELPWEQTDKANALRELAERVIG; encoded by the coding sequence ATGTCAAACCGTAAATTGTTCACGTCAGAATCTGTAACCGAGGGCCATCCGGATAAAATGTGCGATCAGATTTCGGACGCTATCCTCGACGCCATCTTAAAGGAAGATGCGAATGCACGGGTGGCTTGCGAAACAACAATCACGACCGGGCTAGTCTTGGTCACAGGTGAAATTACGACAACTACGTATGTGGATATTCCGAAAGTGGTACGGGAAACGGTGAAGGGAATCGGATATACACGCGCGAAATTCGGATTCGACTGGGAAACATCGGCGGTTCTCACTTCCATCGATGAGCAATCTCCTGAAATTGCAGCAGGAGTTGACCAAGCATTGGAAGCACGGGAAGGGACGATGACGGACGAAGAGTTAGAAGCAATTGGGGCAGGAGACCAAGGTCTCATGTTCGGATTTGCTTGTAATGAAACACCGGAATTAATGCCTTTGCCGATCAGTTTGGCACATAAATTGTCACGTCGCCTGTCCGAAGTGCGCAAAGAGGAAATCCTCCCTTATTTGCGTCCGGACGGAAAAACACAAGTGACAGTGGAATACGATGAGGAGAATAAACCGGTACGGATCGACACGATCGTCATCTCGACGCAGCATCATCCAGAAGTGACCATTGAGCAGATCACCCGGGATATGAAAGAAGTCGTCATCGGTGCGGTCGTTCCGGAAGAGTTGTTGGATGAAGACACAAAATATTTCATTAATCCATCCGGAAGATTTGTCATCGGGGGCCCTCAAGGGGATGCGGGTCTGACAGGCCGAAAAATCATCGTCGATACATACGGCGGCTATGCGCGGCACGGCGGCGGTGCGTTTTCAGGGAAAGACGCGACGAAAGTTGACCGCTCTGCCTCCTATGCGGCACGGTATGTAGCGAAAAACATTGTGGCGGCAGATTTGGCGGATCGTTGTGAAGTACAACTGGCTTACGCAATCGGAGTGGCTAAACCGGTCTCGATCAATGTTGATACATTTGGCACCGGTAAAATTGAAGAGAGCAAATTAGTGGACTTGGTACGAGAGTTGTTCGACCTGCGTCCGGCCGGCATTATTAAAATGCTCGACCTGCGCCGCCCAATTTATCAGCAAACGGCGGCATACGGACATTTCGGACGTACCGATATCGAATTGCCATGGGAACAGACGGATAAAGCGAATGCGCTCAGGGAGTTGGCGGAGCGCGTGATTGGATGA
- a CDS encoding alpha/beta hydrolase family protein: MQSDGMIYHRRPYPSPNPNVQLEEITYWSDGLRVKGLLAEPIAEGEYEGLLYLRGGIQHVGMVRPARIAQFASQGFVVFAPYYRGNRGGEGRDEFAGADRLDAVHGVDVLKQSPKLRDGRIHLFAFSRGGIMALWTAILREDIASVVTWAGVSDIVFTYKERKDMRRMMKRVIGGTPNNMPDEYRERTALFRVNEIACPVLIIHGMKDDNVSFEQAILLEDALREHGKPYDTWYFPDYTHYFPPAINAKTVRDACLWMKEQTV, translated from the coding sequence ATGCAGAGTGATGGAATGATTTATCATCGAAGACCTTACCCGTCCCCGAACCCGAATGTCCAATTAGAGGAAATCACCTATTGGTCGGATGGTCTGAGGGTGAAAGGGCTTCTCGCTGAGCCGATTGCGGAAGGGGAGTATGAAGGTCTCCTCTATTTGCGTGGTGGCATTCAGCATGTCGGCATGGTCCGGCCTGCCCGCATCGCCCAGTTCGCATCACAAGGATTTGTCGTGTTCGCCCCTTATTATCGTGGGAATCGTGGAGGGGAAGGACGAGATGAATTCGCCGGCGCCGATCGATTGGATGCAGTCCATGGGGTGGATGTCTTAAAGCAGTCCCCGAAACTGCGGGACGGACGGATTCACCTATTTGCCTTTTCAAGAGGAGGCATCATGGCATTATGGACAGCCATTTTACGCGAAGACATTGCGTCCGTCGTCACCTGGGCAGGCGTCTCGGATATCGTTTTTACATACAAGGAACGGAAAGATATGCGGCGGATGATGAAACGCGTCATCGGGGGAACGCCGAATAATATGCCGGATGAATATCGGGAACGGACCGCCCTCTTCCGGGTGAATGAAATCGCGTGTCCTGTTTTAATTATTCACGGAATGAAAGATGATAATGTTTCCTTTGAACAAGCGATCCTATTGGAAGACGCATTACGCGAACACGGGAAGCCGTACGATACTTGGTATTTCCCTGACTATACCCACTATTTCCCGCCTGCCATCAATGCGAAAACCGTCCGGGACGCCTGTCTCTGGATGAAAGAACAGACCGTTTAA
- the lepB gene encoding signal peptidase I yields the protein MYERSHTEFYSWLRSIFIAFLLAILIRHYLFTPVIVSGQSMEPTFEHNNKLVISKIYKIHHFDMIVFHAPGTEDDFIKRVIGLPGDVIEMVDDTLYINGEEYEEEYIQSVKARIGEGQKLTEDFAIRVPEGQLFVLGDNRRNSMDSRVLGCIDKDSVVGVVKFRFAPIREMGVPK from the coding sequence ATGTACGAGAGAAGCCATACTGAATTTTATTCATGGTTGAGATCCATCTTCATCGCCTTCCTCTTGGCTATCCTGATCCGGCATTATCTATTCACGCCCGTCATCGTTTCCGGGCAGTCGATGGAACCGACGTTTGAGCATAATAATAAACTAGTCATTTCCAAAATATATAAAATCCATCATTTTGATATGATTGTATTTCATGCGCCGGGAACGGAGGACGATTTCATCAAACGGGTTATCGGATTGCCGGGGGATGTCATCGAGATGGTCGATGATACACTTTACATCAACGGGGAAGAGTATGAGGAAGAATATATCCAATCGGTGAAAGCGCGGATTGGGGAAGGGCAGAAGCTGACGGAGGATTTCGCCATCCGGGTACCGGAAGGGCAGTTGTTCGTCTTGGGGGACAACCGGCGCAACAGTATGGACAGTCGCGTCTTGGGCTGTATCGATAAGGACTCCGTCGTCGGTGTCGTGAAATTCCGTTTCGCCCCTATCCGAGAAATGGGAGTGCCGAAGTAA
- the pckA gene encoding phosphoenolpyruvate carboxykinase (ATP): MISAKIGDALKNLLAGENVNIQLSVPQLVEKATSRGEAQLTADGAITARTGKYTGRSPEDKYIVEEASSKDKIDWGKVNRPISSEIFDSLYTKVLDHLSKKDELFVFKGFAGADKDSRLAIQVVNEYAWQNLFVHQLFIRPTEEELKTHEAQFTILAAPSFKADPAVDGTHSETFIIVSLEKRIVLIGGTEYAGEMKKSIFSIMNYLLPEQGVLPMHCSANVGEAGDVALFFGLSGTGKTTLSADADRKLIGDDEHGWSDNGVFNIEGGCYAKCINLSEEKEPEIFGAIKFGSVLENVVIDEDTRIPDYDDNSLTENTRAAYPIQNIENIVMPSVAGHPKTIVFLTADAFGVLPPISKLTKEQAMYHFLSGFTSKLAGTERGITSPEATFSTCFGSPFLPLPAMVYAEMLGNKIDEHNAQVFLVNTGWTGGVYGVGKRMDLKYTRAMVRAALAGKLNDVETETNEIFGLQMPVAIEGVPSEVLNPRNAWADSAAYDEKASELAGLFRENFKKFGHVSEDIVQKGGPIA, from the coding sequence ATGATTTCAGCGAAAATTGGCGATGCACTAAAAAATCTTCTTGCAGGAGAAAATGTAAACATCCAGCTTTCGGTGCCACAACTGGTCGAAAAGGCGACTTCCCGTGGAGAGGCTCAGCTTACAGCAGACGGAGCCATCACTGCGCGGACAGGAAAATATACAGGACGTTCCCCGGAAGATAAGTATATCGTCGAGGAAGCGTCTTCCAAAGACAAAATTGACTGGGGCAAAGTGAACCGGCCGATTTCCTCCGAAATTTTCGATTCCTTATATACGAAAGTGCTGGATCACCTTTCCAAAAAGGATGAGCTTTTCGTTTTCAAAGGATTTGCAGGTGCAGATAAGGACTCTCGCTTGGCTATCCAAGTCGTCAACGAATATGCATGGCAGAACCTCTTCGTCCACCAATTGTTCATCCGTCCGACGGAAGAAGAATTGAAAACGCACGAAGCCCAGTTCACCATTCTGGCGGCTCCTTCATTCAAAGCAGATCCGGCTGTAGACGGTACTCATTCTGAGACTTTCATCATCGTTTCACTTGAAAAGCGCATTGTTTTGATCGGTGGTACGGAATATGCTGGGGAAATGAAAAAATCCATCTTCTCCATCATGAACTACCTTCTTCCTGAACAAGGTGTCCTTCCGATGCACTGCTCGGCGAACGTCGGCGAAGCAGGCGATGTTGCCCTATTCTTCGGCCTTTCCGGCACAGGGAAAACGACACTTTCAGCGGATGCTGACCGCAAGCTGATCGGTGACGATGAGCACGGTTGGTCCGATAATGGCGTCTTCAACATCGAAGGCGGATGCTATGCAAAATGCATCAACTTGTCCGAAGAAAAAGAGCCGGAAATCTTCGGTGCGATCAAATTCGGTTCAGTTCTGGAAAACGTCGTTATCGACGAAGATACACGCATTCCGGATTACGATGATAACTCGTTGACGGAAAACACGCGTGCAGCTTACCCGATTCAGAATATCGAGAATATTGTCATGCCGTCTGTCGCAGGCCACCCGAAAACCATCGTCTTCTTGACGGCGGATGCATTCGGCGTATTGCCTCCGATTTCAAAATTGACGAAGGAACAAGCGATGTACCACTTCCTTAGCGGATTCACTTCTAAATTGGCAGGTACAGAGCGTGGCATCACTTCTCCGGAAGCAACATTCTCCACATGCTTCGGATCACCGTTCCTACCGCTTCCAGCGATGGTCTATGCGGAAATGCTAGGAAATAAAATCGACGAGCACAACGCACAAGTCTTTCTGGTCAACACAGGCTGGACTGGCGGCGTCTACGGCGTTGGGAAACGGATGGATCTGAAATATACACGTGCGATGGTCCGCGCAGCATTGGCGGGCAAACTGAACGATGTGGAAACCGAAACGAATGAAATCTTCGGACTCCAAATGCCGGTTGCCATCGAAGGCGTTCCGAGCGAGGTATTGAACCCACGCAACGCTTGGGCGGATTCAGCGGCTTATGATGAAAAGGCATCAGAATTGGCGGGACTTTTCCGTGAGAACTTCAAAAAATTCGGTCATGTGTCAGAGGATATCGTCCAAAAAGGCGGACCGATCGCCTAA
- a CDS encoding NUDIX domain-containing protein, with protein MMVFTDVNGGRVELTFGKNPDGMEARHVLVVLKHEGKWLMTRHPGRGIEFPGGKAEEGETIEEAAVRETMEETGVSISGLAHVAEYVVRSNQTFCKAVFTGTVDSIELHPELHETEGALWLTDEEIETCGELSFHMTGTGMEQIRKRVEAYAE; from the coding sequence ATGATGGTTTTTACGGATGTCAACGGGGGACGTGTGGAGCTGACATTCGGTAAGAATCCGGATGGAATGGAAGCGAGACACGTCCTCGTTGTGCTGAAGCATGAAGGGAAATGGCTAATGACCCGGCATCCCGGACGCGGTATCGAGTTCCCTGGCGGAAAGGCAGAAGAAGGGGAAACGATCGAGGAAGCGGCCGTTCGCGAGACGATGGAGGAGACCGGTGTCTCCATTTCTGGCCTGGCCCACGTGGCCGAATACGTCGTACGCAGCAACCAGACGTTTTGCAAGGCGGTTTTCACGGGGACAGTCGACTCGATCGAACTACACCCGGAACTTCATGAAACGGAAGGCGCTTTGTGGTTGACGGACGAAGAGATCGAGACTTGTGGCGAGTTAAGTTTCCATATGACAGGCACCGGGATGGAGCAAATCAGGAAGCGGGTGGAAGCATATGCAGAGTGA